One stretch of Candidatus Hydrogenedentota bacterium DNA includes these proteins:
- a CDS encoding tetratricopeptide repeat protein codes for MATLNFAQSLIHAGHYEQALRELESCGEVTPEVELNKGLCYAALGRMSRARHVLDGLRLSGFDRHADRLAARLAEDAPVPEIPPPAPPTRHRRMAWMYAGFAALGALLLLEGVYVGAGLVTQNDYKLGTRATIQNKAVVPQPVAVTRQQSATANGATEFRVISLGFDVDTTSLLGHWSTVDFVSNIDDFRPGERQSTLDFFVRELSFFDHGTMSMNGERSSFAWEPGWITEIAARVKCQYAVRTQDGGTYLFLPWLNGDVVNGGMAPKFYVLKKIQN; via the coding sequence ATGGCCACGTTGAATTTTGCCCAATCACTCATCCACGCAGGCCATTACGAACAGGCGCTCCGCGAATTGGAATCCTGCGGGGAAGTCACGCCCGAAGTGGAACTAAACAAGGGTTTGTGTTATGCGGCATTAGGCCGCATGAGCCGGGCGCGACACGTGCTCGATGGACTGCGCCTAAGTGGTTTCGACCGTCATGCGGACAGGCTCGCGGCACGCTTGGCGGAGGACGCGCCAGTGCCGGAAATACCTCCCCCGGCGCCGCCAACCCGGCACAGGAGGATGGCGTGGATGTACGCAGGGTTCGCGGCACTGGGCGCCCTGCTCCTGCTTGAAGGGGTCTATGTGGGTGCAGGTCTCGTAACCCAGAACGATTATAAATTGGGCACTCGCGCAACGATCCAGAATAAGGCCGTGGTTCCGCAGCCGGTAGCGGTCACGCGGCAACAATCGGCTACGGCGAACGGCGCCACCGAGTTCCGCGTCATATCGTTGGGATTCGACGTGGACACAACGTCTCTGCTAGGGCACTGGAGCACGGTGGATTTCGTCTCGAATATCGACGACTTTCGACCCGGTGAACGCCAGTCGACGTTGGACTTTTTCGTGCGTGAGCTAAGCTTCTTCGATCACGGAACGATGTCGATGAATGGCGAGCGCTCGTCCTTCGCGTGGGAGCCGGGCTGGATCACGGAAATTGCGGCAAGAGTTAAGTGCCAGTACGCGGTGCGAACGCAGGACGGTGGCACTTACTTGTTCTTGCCGTGGCTGAACGGCGATGTAGTCAACGGAGGTATGGCCCCGAAATTCTACGTGCTTAAGAAGATCCAGAATTAG